TTGATTACGCAGTTATCGCTCAGAAATACATTCAAATAATTAGTTAGATCTATAAAATATTTTCTGTCGAATAATTATGCTGCAATAAAATGCAAAAAACTCATTAAAATTTAAGTAATAAAAAAATTGACTTCTTTTCCTTTTTTCAAGCAGGCAGATCATAAAGATTGTGGGCCAACATGTCTCAAAATAATAGCTAAACATTACGGTAAAACTATCAATATTCAAGAGTTAAGGGATCTTAGCGAGACAACTCGTGACGGAAGTAATTTGCTCTTTTTGAGTGACGCAGCCGAGAAAATTGGTTTTAGAACTTTAGGAGCAATGCTCGATGCAGAAAATTTAAAAAAAGTTCCGTTGCCTTGTATCTTACATTGGAATAAAAATCATTATGTAGTCCTTTATAAAATTAAAAGTGACAGATGTTACATTTCAGATCCCGCCTTTGGCCTAATCGAATACAACATGCCGGACTTTATTAAATTTTGGATCGGGAATAATGCTAATGAATTAACTAAGGAAGGTGTAGCATTATTGATTGAAGCTACGCCTAAATTTTTCCAATCCGATTTTGATAAAGAAGATAAGAAAGGGATAGGATTCATTTTAAATTAACAAAGTAAAAATGAGATTGTAAACCATTTTATTGGTCAGTCAATTCCAGTTCATCCAAAGTTCCTTTGACAGATTTTAATTCTTTTAAGTTTGCCTCTATATTTTTAATGTTACTGTTTAGCTGTTCTATACTTACTTTGGGCATTTCAATTTTTTTACCTTTTTGTACTAAACTCAGGACATTAACTTTTAAAACTAAATCATAATCAGAAAGATTTGGATTTAGGATAGGATATGTTGAAAAATCCCATAGTTTAGAATTGGTTTCTTTAGTTTGCCCTAATAAAATTTGTTCTGTAATTATTTCTCCGTTTTCAAGGATACTTTCACCGTCTCCGTAAGTAACAATTTCAGATGTAATAACTTCACTATTTGACTTTTTAAGGACTTCAAATTGAATTGTTTTGCTTCCGACTAGTTTATTTTTGCCTATATATTGATAATCGATTTCCAGTTCGGGAATCGTTTCATCAAAAAAATTGGTTTTGTTTATTTGTATAGCGTTTATCTTAAATAAATTCAGGGCGTTTTTAGTTTTTACAATTTCTTTTTTATAAAGATTTAAGCTATCAATTTCATGGGTTAATTTTTCGATTTCCTTTTTGTTTCGATCTTTTAAAATATCTTCGG
The sequence above is drawn from the Flavobacterium sp. N2038 genome and encodes:
- a CDS encoding DUF6694 family lipoprotein; translated protein: MKNKPFFKQLKSIIVLLFISLISFSCQEKFDGKNEQNFKVSRAKIEKNLNQNEKTNLEKAMRVIALEAMRLKWEAPKKYDQKSFNKISLEMIDGLSFSSVITLAEDILKDRNKKEIEKLTHEIDSLNLYKKEIVKTKNALNLFKINAIQINKTNFFDETIPELEIDYQYIGKNKLVGSKTIQFEVLKKSNSEVITSEIVTYGDGESILENGEIITEQILLGQTKETNSKLWDFSTYPILNPNLSDYDLVLKVNVLSLVQKGKKIEMPKVSIEQLNSNIKNIEANLKELKSVKGTLDELELTDQ